The Amycolatopsis sp. 195334CR genome window below encodes:
- the ectB gene encoding diaminobutyrate--2-oxoglutarate transaminase translates to MEIFSKLESEVRSYSRGWPVVFDRAQGSMLYDETGKGYLDFFAGAGALNYGHNNPALKQALIDYIARDGVTHALDMFTVAKRDFLETLQEKILGPRELDYKVVFPGPGGANAVEAALKLARKVTGKESVINFTNAFHGMTLGALSVTGNSMKRGGAGVPLVHATPMPYDKYFDGAYPDFLYFERLLEDSGSGLNEPAAVIVEALQGEGGINAARLEWLKGLSDLCQRHNILLILDDVQMGCGRTGPFFSFEDAGIKPDIVCLSKSIGGYGLPLALTLIKPELDVWEPGEHNGTFRGINPAFVTAAEALRVYWSDDKLEQSTRAKGERIASVFEEIVQAYPEAGLVAKGRGLARGIEFASGELAGSVCGEAFDRGLLMETSGPDGEVMKLLPALTINDAELDQGLEIIGESVRAVLTK, encoded by the coding sequence ATGGAAATCTTTTCGAAACTCGAATCCGAGGTCCGCAGTTACAGCCGCGGCTGGCCGGTGGTCTTCGACCGGGCGCAGGGCAGCATGCTCTACGACGAGACCGGCAAGGGCTACCTCGACTTCTTCGCCGGCGCGGGCGCGCTGAACTACGGCCACAACAACCCGGCGCTCAAGCAGGCGCTGATCGACTACATCGCGCGCGACGGCGTGACCCACGCGCTGGACATGTTCACCGTGGCCAAGCGCGACTTCCTGGAGACGCTGCAGGAGAAGATCCTCGGTCCGCGCGAGCTGGACTACAAGGTGGTCTTCCCCGGTCCCGGTGGCGCGAACGCCGTCGAAGCCGCGCTCAAGCTGGCCCGCAAGGTGACCGGCAAGGAGTCGGTCATCAACTTCACCAACGCCTTCCACGGCATGACGCTGGGCGCGCTGTCGGTCACCGGCAACTCGATGAAGCGCGGGGGCGCCGGTGTGCCGCTGGTGCACGCCACCCCGATGCCGTACGACAAGTACTTCGACGGCGCCTACCCCGACTTCCTGTACTTCGAGCGGCTGCTCGAGGACTCCGGCAGCGGGCTGAACGAACCCGCCGCGGTGATCGTCGAGGCGCTGCAGGGCGAGGGCGGCATCAACGCGGCCCGGCTGGAGTGGCTCAAGGGCCTGTCCGACCTGTGCCAGCGGCACAACATCCTGCTCATCCTCGACGACGTGCAGATGGGCTGCGGCCGCACCGGCCCCTTCTTCAGCTTCGAGGACGCCGGCATCAAGCCGGACATCGTCTGCCTGTCGAAGTCGATCGGCGGCTACGGCCTGCCGCTGGCGCTGACGCTGATCAAGCCGGAGCTGGACGTGTGGGAGCCGGGTGAGCACAACGGCACCTTCCGCGGCATCAACCCGGCGTTCGTCACCGCCGCCGAGGCGCTGCGCGTGTACTGGAGCGACGACAAGCTCGAGCAGTCCACCCGCGCCAAGGGCGAGCGCATCGCCTCGGTCTTCGAGGAGATCGTGCAGGCGTACCCCGAGGCCGGGCTGGTCGCGAAGGGCCGCGGCCTGGCCCGCGGCATCGAGTTCGCCAGCGGCGAGCTGGCCGGTTCGGTGTGCGGGGAGGCCTTCGACCGTGGTCTGCTGATGGAGACCTCCGGCCCGGACGGCGAGGTGATGAAGCTGCTGCCCGCGCTGACCATCAACGACGCCGAGCTGGACCAGGGCCTGGAGATCATCGGCGAGTCCGTTCGCGCCGTGCTGACCAAGTAG
- the thpD gene encoding ectoine hydroxylase — MDTRIGDAYPTRLPAGEAGAIDRLDPTVWGTEADGPIDAATLASHDAKGYSEVEGLLSPAEVQAYWQELVRLSGDEELKADERVITEKASGEVRSIFEVHKISDLINELVRDPRVLDRARQILGSDVYVHQSRVNYMPGFRGNGFYWHSDFETWHAEDGMPVPRAVSCSIALTDNYPFNGGLMVMPGSQRTFVQCAGRTPEDNYKSSLKEQKVGVPHEDEIAKLAAEHGIEQFTGAAGSALWFDSNIMHGSGNNITPYPRSNIFLVFNSVDNAVVEPFAAEKARPEFIAGRDFTPVRR, encoded by the coding sequence ATGGACACCCGGATCGGGGACGCCTACCCGACCCGACTCCCGGCGGGGGAGGCCGGGGCGATCGACCGCCTGGACCCCACGGTGTGGGGCACCGAGGCGGACGGTCCGATCGACGCGGCGACCTTGGCTTCGCACGACGCCAAGGGGTACTCGGAGGTGGAGGGCCTGCTCTCCCCGGCCGAGGTGCAGGCCTACTGGCAGGAACTCGTCCGGCTCTCCGGTGACGAAGAGCTGAAGGCGGACGAGAGGGTGATCACCGAGAAAGCCAGTGGTGAGGTCCGCTCGATCTTCGAAGTGCACAAGATCAGCGACCTGATCAACGAGCTGGTCCGGGATCCGCGAGTGCTCGACCGGGCGCGGCAGATCCTCGGGTCCGACGTGTACGTCCATCAGAGCCGGGTCAACTACATGCCCGGGTTCCGCGGCAACGGCTTCTACTGGCACTCCGACTTCGAGACCTGGCACGCCGAGGACGGCATGCCGGTGCCGAGGGCGGTCAGCTGCTCCATCGCGCTCACCGACAACTACCCGTTCAACGGCGGGTTGATGGTGATGCCGGGTTCCCAGCGCACGTTCGTGCAGTGCGCCGGGCGGACCCCGGAGGACAACTACAAGTCCTCGCTCAAGGAGCAGAAGGTGGGGGTGCCCCACGAGGACGAGATCGCGAAGCTCGCCGCCGAGCACGGCATCGAGCAGTTCACCGGTGCCGCGGGCTCGGCGCTGTGGTTCGACTCGAACATCATGCACGGCTCCGGGAACAACATCACCCCGTACCCGCGCTCGAACATCTTCCTGGTGTTCAACAGCGTGGACAACGCGGTGGTGGAGCCGTTCGCTGCGGAGAAGGCGAGGCCGGAGTTCATCGCCGGCCGCGACTTCACCCCGGTCCGGCGATAA
- a CDS encoding ectoine synthase translates to MIVRTLDEITDTDADIKTPNWRSKRIILAKEKVGFSVHETTLYAGTVNDFWYANHIEAVFVYEGEGELVNKATGERHQLKPGSLYLLNDHDKHQVLPKTDMKTVCVFNPPVTGREVHDENGVYPLVTEES, encoded by the coding sequence TTGATCGTCCGCACCCTCGACGAGATCACCGACACCGACGCCGACATCAAGACGCCGAACTGGCGCAGCAAGCGCATCATCCTGGCGAAGGAGAAGGTCGGCTTCTCGGTGCACGAGACCACGCTCTACGCGGGCACGGTCAACGACTTCTGGTACGCCAACCACATCGAGGCCGTTTTTGTCTACGAGGGCGAGGGCGAGCTGGTCAACAAGGCGACCGGCGAACGCCACCAGCTCAAGCCCGGTTCGCTGTACCTGCTCAACGACCACGACAAGCACCAGGTGCTGCCCAAGACCGACATGAAGACGGTCTGCGTCTTCAACCCGCCGGTCACCGGTCGCGAGGTGCACGACGAGAACGGCGTGTACCCGCTGGTGACCGAAGAGTCCTGA
- a CDS encoding GNAT family N-acetyltransferase, translated as MIYQSQFLAEHHDSGEFDCKVTDLNRWLANEAWRAQRADTARTNVWTEPESDKIRAYYSITPTMVARADLSGGQASGYTSAIPGYLLAKLALDQTLHGQGLGGELLFDAISRIIGASEAYGGRLIVVDAIDDNAAAFYSRFGFVPVKQTEDRLVMKISSARAALKAL; from the coding sequence GTGATCTACCAGTCCCAGTTCCTGGCCGAGCACCACGATTCCGGCGAGTTCGACTGCAAGGTCACCGACCTCAACCGGTGGTTGGCGAACGAAGCCTGGCGCGCTCAGCGCGCGGACACCGCGCGGACCAACGTGTGGACCGAACCCGAGAGCGACAAGATCCGGGCGTACTACTCGATCACGCCCACGATGGTCGCCCGTGCCGACCTCAGTGGCGGACAAGCTTCCGGCTACACCTCGGCCATCCCCGGTTACCTACTGGCCAAGCTGGCGCTGGACCAAACCCTGCACGGCCAGGGACTGGGCGGAGAACTCCTCTTCGATGCGATCAGTCGCATCATCGGTGCTTCGGAAGCCTATGGCGGCCGCCTGATCGTCGTCGACGCCATCGACGACAACGCCGCGGCCTTCTACTCCCGGTTCGGCTTCGTACCGGTCAAGCAGACCGAGGACCGGCTGGTGATGAAGATCAGCTCCGCCCGCGCCGCGCTCAAGGCCCTCTGA
- a CDS encoding DUF1778 domain-containing protein, producing the protein MSTKNDRVELRMSSADRQLLESAAEHVHETLSDFTRSAAVQRAQKVLARTAITLMPEDQFDDLLQSLDAPDPAPKLAEVAARPRRFERK; encoded by the coding sequence ATGAGCACGAAGAACGATCGCGTGGAGCTGCGCATGAGCAGCGCCGACCGGCAACTGCTGGAAAGCGCCGCCGAGCACGTTCACGAGACGTTGTCGGACTTCACCCGCAGTGCCGCGGTGCAACGCGCGCAGAAGGTGCTGGCCCGCACCGCCATCACCCTGATGCCCGAGGACCAGTTCGACGATTTGCTGCAGTCACTGGACGCTCCCGATCCCGCACCGAAGCTCGCCGAGGTGGCTGCCCGCCCGAGGCGGTTCGAACGCAAGTGA